One Hordeum vulgare subsp. vulgare unplaced genomic scaffold, MorexV3_pseudomolecules_assembly, whole genome shotgun sequence DNA segment encodes these proteins:
- the LOC123419609 gene encoding NAD(P)H-quinone oxidoreductase subunit 1, chloroplastic: MIIDRVEVETINSFSKSELLKEVYGLISILPILTLLLGITIEVLVIVWLEREISASIQQRIGPEYAGPLGLLQAIADGTKLLFKEDILPSRGDISLFSIGPSIAVISVLLSFLVIPLGYHFVLADLSIGVFLWIAISSIAPIGLLMAGYSSNNKYSFSGGLRAAAQSISYEIPLTFCVLAISLRVIR, from the coding sequence ATGATAATAGATAGGGTAGAGGTAGAAACTATCAATTCTTTTTCGAAATCGGAATTATTAAAAGAAGTCTATGGACTGATATCGATTCTACCCATTTTGACCCTCCTTTTAGGAATTACAATAGAGGTACTCGTAATTGTGTGGTTAGAAAGAGAAATATCTGCGTCGATACAACAACGTATTGGTCCTGAATATGCTGGCCCCCTGGGCCTGCTTCAAGCTATAGCAGATGGGACTAAACTACTTTTTAAAGAAGATATTCTGCCATCGCGAGGAGATATTTCTTTATTTAGCATTGGACCTTCTATAGCAGTCATATCAGTTTTATTAAGTTTTTTAGTTATCCCTTTGGGATATCATTTTGTTTTAGCCGATCTTAGTATTGGTGTTTTTTTATGGATTGCCATTTCAAGTATAGCTCCTATTGGTCTTCTTATGGCAGGATATAGCTCAAATAATAAATATTCTTTTTCAGGCGGTCTACGAGCTGCTGCTCAATCCATTAGTTATGAAATACCATTAACTTTTTGTGTGCTAGCAATATCTCTACGTGTGATTCGTTAA